From the Psychrobacillus sp. FSL K6-4046 genome, one window contains:
- the tpx gene encoding thiol peroxidase: MTQVTFKNNPVTLLGKEVEVGEKAPNFTVLANNLSPVTLEDSAGKTRLISVVPSLDTGVCSAQTNKFNESAASLGDDVVILTISVDLPFAQSRWCGANAADSIQTLSDHRDLSFGKAFGIVMEELRLLARSVFVVDKNGVVTYKEIVSEGTNHPDYEKALEAVKAAQ, from the coding sequence AGTAACATTTAAAAATAATCCTGTAACATTATTAGGCAAAGAGGTAGAGGTTGGGGAAAAAGCTCCAAACTTTACAGTCTTGGCAAATAACCTATCGCCGGTTACTCTTGAGGATTCAGCTGGAAAAACTCGCCTGATTAGTGTAGTACCTTCCCTTGACACTGGTGTTTGTTCAGCACAAACTAACAAGTTTAACGAAAGTGCTGCAAGTCTTGGTGATGATGTTGTTATTTTAACAATCTCTGTTGACCTACCTTTTGCACAGTCTCGTTGGTGTGGAGCAAATGCAGCAGATTCTATTCAGACATTATCTGATCACCGCGACCTTTCTTTCGGGAAAGCATTCGGAATAGTAATGGAAGAGTTACGCTTACTTGCTCGCTCGGTATTTGTAGTAGATAAGAATGGTGTAGTAACTTACAAGGAAATCGTAAGTGAAGGTACTAACCATCCTGACTACGAAAAAGCGCTTGAGGCTGTTAAAGCAGCACAATAA